From the genome of Argentina anserina chromosome 4, drPotAnse1.1, whole genome shotgun sequence, one region includes:
- the LOC126791166 gene encoding uncharacterized protein LOC126791166 isoform X2, translated as MEATAPESRVHSSIPNEEEPAYESLESIYSSSAFNRELEREEGELPKLRSLSSSGRKVLLEGYVDAADEDDLSRTKSLTDEDLDELKGCLDLGFGFSYEEIPELCNTLPALELCYSMSQKFMDSCSSVSSPIANWKISSPGDHPEDVKARLKYWAQAVACTVKLCS; from the exons ATGGAAGCCACAGCTCCCGAATCTCGAGTTCATTCTTCAATCCCAAATGAAGAAGAGCCAGCTTACGAGTCGTTAGAATCAATCTACTCTTCTTCCGCCTTCAACAGAGAATTGGAGCGGGAAGAAGGCGAGCTGCCCAAGCTGAGAAGCCTGTCGTCGTCGGGGAGGAAGGTCTTGCTTGAAGGCTATGTGGATGCGGCGGATGAGGATGATCTGTCGCGGACCAAAAGCTTGACGGATGAGGATCTCGATGAGCTCAAAGGTTGCTTGGATCTGGGATTTGGGTTCAGCTACGAGGAGATTCCCGAGCTCTGTAACACCTTGCCGGCTCTTGAGCTTTGTTACTCTATGAGCCAGAAGTTCAT GGATTCTTGCTCTTCTGTTTCCAGTCCGATTGCCAATTGGAAGATCTCTAGTCCTG GTGATCATCCTGAGGATGTGAAGGCGAGGCTCAAGTACTGGGCTCAGGCGGTGGCGTGCACTGTTAAACTGTGCAGCTGA
- the LOC126791166 gene encoding uncharacterized protein LOC126791166 isoform X1 — translation MEATAPESRVHSSIPNEEEPAYESLESIYSSSAFNRELEREEGELPKLRSLSSSGRKVLLEGYVDAADEDDLSRTKSLTDEDLDELKGCLDLGFGFSYEEIPELCNTLPALELCYSMSQKFMDNKSPETSSPAAAPDSCSSVSSPIANWKISSPGDHPEDVKARLKYWAQAVACTVKLCS, via the exons ATGGAAGCCACAGCTCCCGAATCTCGAGTTCATTCTTCAATCCCAAATGAAGAAGAGCCAGCTTACGAGTCGTTAGAATCAATCTACTCTTCTTCCGCCTTCAACAGAGAATTGGAGCGGGAAGAAGGCGAGCTGCCCAAGCTGAGAAGCCTGTCGTCGTCGGGGAGGAAGGTCTTGCTTGAAGGCTATGTGGATGCGGCGGATGAGGATGATCTGTCGCGGACCAAAAGCTTGACGGATGAGGATCTCGATGAGCTCAAAGGTTGCTTGGATCTGGGATTTGGGTTCAGCTACGAGGAGATTCCCGAGCTCTGTAACACCTTGCCGGCTCTTGAGCTTTGTTACTCTATGAGCCAGAAGTTCATGGACAACAAGTCGCCGGAGACTTCTTCTCCTGCCGCAGCACCGGATTCTTGCTCTTCTGTTTCCAGTCCGATTGCCAATTGGAAGATCTCTAGTCCTG GTGATCATCCTGAGGATGTGAAGGCGAGGCTCAAGTACTGGGCTCAGGCGGTGGCGTGCACTGTTAAACTGTGCAGCTGA
- the LOC126791234 gene encoding plant UBX domain-containing protein 11: protein MEQSLSSLAYKGSIPEAITEAKKQRKLFVVYISGQDSESSSLEHTTWTDVKVGDSVSKYCILLHLLEESTDATNFSAIYPQKSVPCITAIGFNGVQLWQNEGFVSADVLASSLEKVWLSLQIQETTATVLSAALASKKSEPSASGIPTPASTGGSSLSAASLSDQGSSSSTVVTLPLIAENGQLQGAVEVAPNMIKKSEVRECEFEGKSKDISDMTSSKPVYANEEVGEKQSSSSSTEAGQESEDVDINESKNGGDHISSITDGISSRGMTVDQSILIGGSQASGVVETETLKVGTSEAEDEETLALEHCTKVTKSSDSQYPREINVKQSGVMGGASEASSIEENEAAQAVKGEAEDIKKVIKSSDTYLNIRLPDGTSLQEMFSVTSTLRIVKEYVDQHQGSGIGSFDLAIPYPRKVFTEQDLGKSLSELDLYGRQALIVVPHQQGTGYLRGRSSLADQAVSRNAVNTPDGSNGSYFSYVKRVLSFINPLSYLGGSASPSSSGEQPQNDMRQYSPNPTLGNNSTQSTSESGRTEGTRKRPPASRFGSNIHTLKHDEDDERFSDRNKFWNGNSTQYGGNDDSK from the exons ATGGAACAGTCACTGAGCTCTCTTGCATACAAGGGTTCTATACCTGAAGCAATCACTGAAGCAAAGAAGCAGAGGAAACTTTTTGTCGTTTACATTTCAG GTCAAGATTCTGAGTCTAGTAGTTTGGAACATACCACATGGACTGATGTAAAG GTTGGAGACTCTGTATCAAAGTACTGCATCTTATTGCATCTGCTTGAAGAAAGCACTGATGCTACCAACTTTTCTGCAATAT ACCCACAGAAATCAGTACCATGTATAACAGCTATTGGATTCAATGGTGTACAACTTTGGCAAAATG AGGGTTTTGTCAGTGCTGACGTTCTGGCTTCCAGTTTAGAGAAGGTGTGGTTGAGTCTACAGATCCAG GAGACAACTGCAACTGTTCTGAGTGCAGCTCTTGCTTCAAAGAAATCTGAACCATCTGCTTCCGGGATTCCTACTCCGGCCTCAACTGGTGGAAGTTCCTTGAGTGCAGCTTCTCTCTCTGATCAAGGGAGTTCTTCAAGTACGGTTGTTACATTGCCTTTAATAGCGGAAAATGGTCAATTACAAGGGGCTGTGGAGGTCGCCCCTaacatgataaaaaaaagtgaagTTCGTGAATGCGAATTTGAG GGTAAAAGCAAGGATATAAGTGACATGACATCATCAAAACCAGTTTATGCTAATGAGGAAGTTGGGGAAAAACAGTCCAGCAGCTCTTCCACTGAAGCTGGCCAAGAATCGGAGGATGTTGACATAAATGAGAGCAAGAATGGAGGTGATCATATTTCTTCCATTACTGACGGTATAAGCTCCAGAGGGATGACAGTTGATCAATCCATCTTGATAGGAGGTTCACAAGCATCTGGTGTTGTAGAAACTGAAACTTTGAAGGTAGGGACCAGTGAAGCTGAAGATGAAGAGACGTTAGCATTAGAGCATTGCACAAAGGTAACTAAATCAAGTGATTCTCAATACCCTAGAGAAATCAATGTTAAACAATCTGGTGTCATGGGAGGAGCTTCAGAAGCATCTAgtattgaagaaaatgaagctGCGCAAGCTGTCAAGGGTGAAGCTGAAGACATTAAGAAGGTAATTAAATCAAGTGACACTTATTTGAATATCCGATTACCCGATGGTACCAGTTTGCAAGAAATGTTTTCTGTGACAAGCACTTTGAGAATTGTCAAGGAGTATGTTGATCAACACCAAGGAAGTGGTATTGGTAGTTTTGACCTTGCCATCCCTTATCCTCGCAAGGTATTCACTGAGCAAG ATCTAGGTAAATCATTATCTGAGTTGGACCTGTATGGTAGACAAGCATTGATAGTGGTTCCGCATCAGCAAGGGACTGGTTACCTCAGAGGGAGATCTTCACTCGCAGACCAAGCAGTTTCAAGAAATGCTGTCAATACCCCAGATGGAAGCAACGGGAGCTACTTTTCTTATGTGAAGAGAGTAttgtctttcataaatccccTTTCTTATCTAGGTGGCAGTGCTAGCCCATCAAGTTCAGGAGAGCAACCCCAAAATGACATGCGGCAATATA GCCCAAATCCTACACTAGGAAATAACTCAACCCAAAGCACGTCTGAAAGTGGTAGAACCGAAGGGACTCGCAAACGGCCACCAGCATCTCGTTTTGGGAGTAACATTCACACACTGAagcatgatgaagatgatgaacgATTCAGTGATAGAAACAAGTTCTGGAATGGTAATTCTACACAGTATGGTGGCAATGACGACAGCAAATAA
- the LOC126792791 gene encoding PTI1-like tyrosine-protein kinase 1 isoform X1, translated as MEGRDCRSRGLVSHAPPPGYFVRLENASVDDDLYLRKKARMRRWLCCSCHVEESYPSHESEHLKSPGSYGDGNHKSSKVPTPLKADVQKAAPPIEVPPLSLEELKEKTDNFGSKSLIGEGSYGRVYYASMEDGKAVAVKKLDVASEPESNVEFLTQVSMVSRLRHDNLVELLGYCVEGSLRVLAYEFATMGSLHDILHGRKGVQGAQPGPTLDWMQRVRIAVDAARGLEYLHEKVQPPIIHRDIRSSNVLLFEDFKAKIADFNLSNQAPDMAARLHSTRVLGTFGYHAPEYAMTGQLTQKSDVYSFGVVLLELLTGRKPVDHTMPRGQQSLVTWATPRLSEDKVKQCVDPKLKGEYPPKGVAKLAAVAALCVQYEAEFRPNMSIVVKALQPLLKPPAPAPES; from the exons ATGGAGGGCAGAGACTGTCGTAGCCGTGGTTTAGTG TCACATGCCCCTCCCCCTGGTTACTTTGTAAGACTTGAGAACGCAAGCGTTGACGACGATTTATATTTGAGGAAGAAAGCCAGGATGCGCAGGTGGCTTTGTTGTTCTTGTCATGTGGAGGAGTCATATCCATCACATGAAAGTGAACACCTGAAAAGCCCAGGGAGTTATGGAGATG GGAACCACAAGAGCTCTAAGGTTCCCACTCCTCTGAAGGCTGATGTACAGAAGGCTGCACCACCTATCGAAGTCCCTCCGTTGTCACTGGAGGAGCTGAAAGAGAAGACTGACAATTTTGGATCTAAGTCACTGATCGGTGAAGGGTCATACGGGAGAGTATATTATGCAAGCATGGAGGATGGTAAAGCTGTTGCCGTCAAGAAGCTTGACGTTGCATCTGAGCCTGAGTCAAATGTCGAGTTTCTGACCCAG gtTTCCATGGTTTCTAGACTGAGGCACGACAATCTTGTTGAGTTGCTTGGTTACTGTGTTGAAGGAAGTCTGCGGGTTCTTGCATATGAGTTTGCCACCATGGGTTCTCTGCATGATATATTGCATG GTAGAAAGGGAGTTCAAGGAGCACAACCTGGTCCAACACTTGACTGGATGCAGCGTGTGAGAATTGCAGTTGATGCAGCGAGGGGTTTGGAATACTTGCATGAGAAGGTTCAACCTCCTATTATACATAGAGATATCAGATCTAGTAATGTACTTCTTTTTGAAGATTTCAAAGCCAAGATAGCAGATTTTAATCTTTCAAATCAAGCTCCTGATATGGCTGCTCGTCTTCATTCCACTCGAGTTTTGGGAACTTTTGGCTATCATGCTCCAGA GTATGCAATGACTGGTCAATTGACACAGAAGAGTGATGTGTACAGTTTTGGAGTAGTTCTTCTAGAGCTTCTGACTGGGAGAAAACCTGTTGATCATACAATGCCACGTGGACAGCAGAGTCTTGTGACTTGG GCTACTCCAAGATTGAGTGAAGATAAGGTTAAGCAATGTGTAGATCCTAAGCTGAAAGGAGAATATCCTCCCAAAGGAGTCGCAAAG CTAGCAGCTGTGGCAGCTTTGTGTGTACAATATGAAGCTGAATTCCGGCCAAATATGAGCATTGTTGTTAAGGCTCTTCAACCGCTTCTAAAGCCACCTGCACCAGCTCCAGAGTCGTGA
- the LOC126792791 gene encoding PTI1-like tyrosine-protein kinase 3 isoform X2, with the protein MRRWLCCSCHVEESYPSHESEHLKSPGSYGDGNHKSSKVPTPLKADVQKAAPPIEVPPLSLEELKEKTDNFGSKSLIGEGSYGRVYYASMEDGKAVAVKKLDVASEPESNVEFLTQVSMVSRLRHDNLVELLGYCVEGSLRVLAYEFATMGSLHDILHGRKGVQGAQPGPTLDWMQRVRIAVDAARGLEYLHEKVQPPIIHRDIRSSNVLLFEDFKAKIADFNLSNQAPDMAARLHSTRVLGTFGYHAPEYAMTGQLTQKSDVYSFGVVLLELLTGRKPVDHTMPRGQQSLVTWATPRLSEDKVKQCVDPKLKGEYPPKGVAKLAAVAALCVQYEAEFRPNMSIVVKALQPLLKPPAPAPES; encoded by the exons ATGCGCAGGTGGCTTTGTTGTTCTTGTCATGTGGAGGAGTCATATCCATCACATGAAAGTGAACACCTGAAAAGCCCAGGGAGTTATGGAGATG GGAACCACAAGAGCTCTAAGGTTCCCACTCCTCTGAAGGCTGATGTACAGAAGGCTGCACCACCTATCGAAGTCCCTCCGTTGTCACTGGAGGAGCTGAAAGAGAAGACTGACAATTTTGGATCTAAGTCACTGATCGGTGAAGGGTCATACGGGAGAGTATATTATGCAAGCATGGAGGATGGTAAAGCTGTTGCCGTCAAGAAGCTTGACGTTGCATCTGAGCCTGAGTCAAATGTCGAGTTTCTGACCCAG gtTTCCATGGTTTCTAGACTGAGGCACGACAATCTTGTTGAGTTGCTTGGTTACTGTGTTGAAGGAAGTCTGCGGGTTCTTGCATATGAGTTTGCCACCATGGGTTCTCTGCATGATATATTGCATG GTAGAAAGGGAGTTCAAGGAGCACAACCTGGTCCAACACTTGACTGGATGCAGCGTGTGAGAATTGCAGTTGATGCAGCGAGGGGTTTGGAATACTTGCATGAGAAGGTTCAACCTCCTATTATACATAGAGATATCAGATCTAGTAATGTACTTCTTTTTGAAGATTTCAAAGCCAAGATAGCAGATTTTAATCTTTCAAATCAAGCTCCTGATATGGCTGCTCGTCTTCATTCCACTCGAGTTTTGGGAACTTTTGGCTATCATGCTCCAGA GTATGCAATGACTGGTCAATTGACACAGAAGAGTGATGTGTACAGTTTTGGAGTAGTTCTTCTAGAGCTTCTGACTGGGAGAAAACCTGTTGATCATACAATGCCACGTGGACAGCAGAGTCTTGTGACTTGG GCTACTCCAAGATTGAGTGAAGATAAGGTTAAGCAATGTGTAGATCCTAAGCTGAAAGGAGAATATCCTCCCAAAGGAGTCGCAAAG CTAGCAGCTGTGGCAGCTTTGTGTGTACAATATGAAGCTGAATTCCGGCCAAATATGAGCATTGTTGTTAAGGCTCTTCAACCGCTTCTAAAGCCACCTGCACCAGCTCCAGAGTCGTGA